In Acipenser ruthenus chromosome 16, fAciRut3.2 maternal haplotype, whole genome shotgun sequence, the following proteins share a genomic window:
- the LOC117412051 gene encoding U6 snRNA-associated Sm-like protein LSm3: MADEVEQQQTSNTVEEPLDLIRLSLDERIYVKMRNDRELRGRLHAYDQHLNMILGDVEETVTTVEIDEETYEEIYKSTKRNIPMLFVRGDGVVLVAPPLRVG, from the exons ATGGCGGACGAAGTAGAGCag cAACAGACTTCCAACACTGTTGAGGAACCGCTGGATCTCATCAGGCTTAGTCTTGATGAGCGCATTTATGTGAAAATGCGAAATGACAGGGAGCTCAGAGGAAGGCTACAC GCTTATGATCAGCACTTGAATATGATCTTGGGTGATGTTGAAGAGACTGTGACCACAGTAGAAATTGATGAGGAGACGTATGAAGAAATTTATAAA TCCACAAAGAGGAACATCCCAATGCTGTTTGTTCGAGGGGATGGTGTAGTACTGGTAGCTCCTCCACTGAGAGTTGGCTAG
- the LOC131697730 gene encoding gamma-glutamyl hydrolase-like, with translation MCSSASVFSVVTSFTFVLCCFLLPQPVYPCIRLNNRPIIGILAQENQKSDLHPQGISYIAASYVKHLEAAGARVVPVRINRTEDEYEKLFYSINGLLLPGGEVDIERSEFARAAKIFYNLAIKANDESDYFPIWGTCLGFEQLTVLTSGKNILTVTKTEGVALPLTFTQAAKESRLFKTFPKDLLQALSTENITANYHDWSLSLRNYTNNNKLQSFYKILSTNTDGHTEFISTMEAYKYPFYAVQWHPERNAFEWVQKTGMAHSPSAVKASFYTADFFVNEARRNFHHFATKTEEEDALIYNYCPSFKGQDVAFLQKYYFD, from the exons ATGTGTTCGTCTGCTTCAGTTTTTTCTGTTGTTACTAGTTTTACCTTTGTGTTGTGCTGTTTTCTCCTGCCACAACCAGTGTACCCTTGCATCCGCCTCAACAACAGACCCATCATAG GGATCCTGGCACAAGAAAATCAAAAGAGCGACCTCCACCCTCAGGGGATATCTTACATTGCTGCTTCATATGTGAAACACCTGGAAGCAGCTGGCGCTCGAGTGGTGCCTGTGAG AATAAATCGTACAGAGGATGAATATGAAAAACTTTTCTACTCCATAAATGG GTTGTTGCTACCAGGAGGAGAAGTGGATATTGAAAGATCTGAGTTTGCCAGAGCGGCGAAGATATTCTATAATCTGGCAATaaag gCCAACGATGAATCTGACTACTTTCCAATCTGGGGAACATGTCTAGGATTTGAGCAGCTAACAGTTCTCACCAGTGGCAAAAATATTCTTACTGTAACAAAAACAGAAGGAGTTGCTCTCCCGTTGACATTCACTCAAG CTGCCAAAGAAAGCAGGCTGTTTAAGACGTTTCCCAAGGACTTGTTACAAGCGCTGTCTACAGAGAACATCACAGCAAATTATCACGACTGGAGCCTTTCTCTGCGG AATTACACCAACAACAATAAGCTACAAAGTTTCTACAAGATTCTGTCAACCAACACAGATGGACATACAGAGTTTATATCCACAATGGAGG CTTATAAGTACCCTTTCTATGCTGTCCAGTGGCACCCGGAGAGGAATGCTTTCGAGTGGGTGCAGAAGACAGGCATGGCTCACTCCCCTTCTGCTGTGAAAGCATCATTTTACACAGCCGACTTCTTTGTAAATGAAG CCAGAAGAAACTTCCACCACTTTGCAACTAAGACTGAAGAGGAAGATGCCTTGATCTATAACTATTGTCCGTCTTTCAAGGGGCAAGACGTTGCATTTCTGCAAAAGTATTACTTTGATTAA